The window AAGGAGCAACTACCAAATAATCCCAAACTTCTTTTGTTGTTGTAATGATAGATGCATTAGGGATactacaaataatataaatagtaTTAGTAATGACTTAGTTTGTAATATGGTGCTATCTGGGCACCAACATCTTTGTACACATATGTtgatttaatataatatttatcttTGGTACCAAAAAAAAAGTCTTGCATGTAGGGCCGGGCTTCTTGTTGTCAATGACGTTTCTCAATGCTAGATATCAAAAAAGTTATTGAGAAAATTACATTGTATGATGCCCAAAAGTTTTATTAGCACATGTTTCCATCATTGACACAAAATATTCTCTAAGCCCAAAATTATTATTCTCTCCGGtctactttaattaatttttcggtTGTTTTCATACATATTAAGAAATccatattttaatattaattaacaataaaattgaccatgttaaccttaatttgttcattggaAATATAACAAATACCCCTAGACTCTTTACACAAAGGACgactttgaaaaaaaaagaagttaatttcTTTTTGATAtctaaaaaatcaaatattatggaccacaaaaaggccaaaaaatcaattaaagtgaacCGGAGGACGTACAACTAATACCCCACCATAAATGATATGTTTATTAAGACATTGATTTGTTACTAGTAACCCATCAAAAAGCCTCGCTTCTTTGCAGTTGATGTATgtttgaatcttaatcattcagatttTAGACATTAAGAGTGTTTATTTTCAAGTCTCAATCTTAATCATTTAGATCTTAATTATTAAGTGTAGTACTTATTTATTTTTACTTCACAACTAATTAATGGGTCTAAATTGATCtttatgattaagatctataacaaagacttaatttcattaatatGCTAGCATCCACATTCATTACTAACTACCACCACCGTCATACTCAACCACCACCACTACCATTCTCAACCATAGTTGCTACCACTATCACCATCGCCTACTATTATTAACTAGCACCACCACCATACTCCACCACCTCcagcaccaccaccaccaccatcttCAACTATAGCCATTACCCCCACCTACCACACCACCATCATTCCCCACCACAAACACAATCACACACTCActcacctcaactaccacaaccaaccaccccatcaccatcaacaactaTAGCCGGCACCGCCCACCATTATAAACTACCACTACCTACCATCACCTTCCTCAGTCACAATCATAACCACCGACCCCACCCACCGCCACCATCCTCAACTATAATCGTCATCGTTATCAATCACCACTAAGTACTACCAGAACCACCACCGTCAACCAAAACACCACCAACCACCGTCTCCAGTCGGCATTCAAGTACCTCTGTTAGCCATCCCACCaccaactctctctctctctctctctctctctctctctctctatatatatatatatatatatatatatatatatatatatatatatatatatatatatatataataaaatattagattaattagtattttatttgaattttatgtttattaatttttaaataaagataaattctatACATTCAGATGTTAGAAAAATAAGtagtcttaatcatttagtattcaaaTTTTAATACACATTTTAATATTCAGAAATTTATTCAGATTCATATattttaatcttaatacacattttGATATTCATATATGTATTCAGATTCAAATATCGTAatctttaaaagaaaaaaacaaaaacaaaaaacaaacgaGGCCTAAATGATCAGCTTATTAAGACATGGATAAAAGCCACGCTTTTCAATCAGCTTATTAGCTACGGttaactttcttttatttttaaaatattttgaaaaaagcCACGCCTTTCAATCAGCTTTTCCCAGTGTATTCTTGTAACTGCTCATGCATGCTAATGCAGATTTATTCAATAAAAGACTCCAATTTAATGGACTTGCTTAGTTCTTTGATATTGATCAATATAGAAAATATTAATTTGGTGGATTGGGGGTTTCCGTCAGGGTTGAGGGCAAAAATTAGAATTTTACTAATACTAGAAGTATATTTGTTCCCATAGTGTAATTGAGGCTAAATGTCAACAATTTTCGAAAATAAAAGAACAAATGTGacccttttttctttcttaaatgcAAGTTGAAAACATTAACAGTACGCATCACTTTTAGTTAAGGTGTCAAATCAAATGATTTGATCAAATTTAAACATTCCAAAATGGGACAAATCAATAAAGCAATTATTCAATTTGCCTAAAATTTGTTTGGGTTAAAACGAGtgggtggaacaacaacaacgacgacgacgacccagtataatcccacaagtggggtctggggagggtaatatatacgcaaaccttacccctaccccgaagggtagagaggctgtttccaggagacccccGGCTAAAAATAAAAGCAAcaggagacgatatattagtaccataaaaatgcataatacaataacaacaatataagagatatgaaatacagaatacgaaatacgaaatagatggctggtatagtaaaaactagcaggtaaagccctgcatcaatagactaccaatgacattcttagtctaactcctaactggctagtctcactctattttgctgtagaaatattcacaactttcccctaacctacaaccttaatgctcgactaTTCCTAACGGGACCGCTCAACTAttccttctttttcattttgCCTTTACTGAAAAAAAAACAAGTGATACGTAGTGTAGTTTTCATAAATTATTAGTTTAGGTGGAGTGGTTCGTTCATTTGGATTAAACTAGTTTTGGATACGTGCGTTGCACCTGTGACACTCATGTCAATCAGTAAAGACATCTTAAAATGATACTGATAATACTAAAATATGTGTGTAATGAGTGGGAAAAAAATTTAAGGGAAAAATTATAAACTCAAATTGATAAACAATCTGCCTATTTGATGACTTGGTTATTGAACAATAAATGATTAGATGTTGTCTGAACGATAAAAATTGAACAATTTAATTAAGTTGGTAGGTATGATGTGTAATAATCTGATTATTTCTGTTATtaaatgaaaatatgtgatatGATCGTATCATACCTAATACTTTTTTATCGAAAATGATTAATCTATCGCTTATTAACAATCTTGTTCTCTAAAACTTATGAAAAGATTAATATTTCGTGGCTTGAATCTAATATAGGAAAAATTCTAATATAAAATAACGTAATAGATGTCTTACAATTATTAATTAGAGGTCTTAACCAATAAGTATTGCAATATCTAAAATTACTCTCACTAATATTAAAATTttttatactaaataaaatttataaaaatttcgtATATAATGTACTAATAGATTAGTTCGAGTATTTGGAagatgaaagaaaataataataaagattGAAATAACTAAGCAAAATTTACACCTACAATAACACGGGTAGATGGAGCAATTGTCTCATATTATATTCACTCGTTTCAATCTAAAAGTAATCATTTaatgaaaagtttttttttcaagaCAAAAGGGTCAACTAACTTTTGAGGGATATATTAGTAATTCAATTCTTAACTTTGGTTTTCACACTTATAATATAGTGTGAATGAATGATATGCTAAGAAGAATATAATATTGAGAAACCAAAAAGAGAGTAAAACTTATTTTTTAATTAGTTAGTTAGGCGGAGTTTTATACACCAATTTTGCTCAAGCAATACAATAAAGAGTACCGAACATAAAATCAATCGTGTACATATAGAGTTTTCAAAATGTTTTTCTTACTTCGCAACCAAACCACCGAATAATAACTAATACGTAGAAATTAACTCGCAAGGATGGCCGAGTTGGTTGACCAGGAGATCCCCCGAATAGAAGGTCACAGGTTCAAAACCCCCTGCGAGCTTTCTCGGTCAAGCTCATCTCATAAGGCTTGCCTAGCACGGTGTGATTTGCAAGTTATTATACTGAAGCAAAGTTTACTCAGAGCGCACCCGAAGGTGACAGGTTTGCCTAGTTTTTAGAAAAAAAACTATATTAGAAATTGATATTATGTAGTTACTAACTGGGAACCTGACTCTCTTCTGCAATATGTCCATGGGGATGCAATACTTACAGAAATCAAGTTCAGAATGCTTATGTTTCATGTAAAGCGAGTGCCCAATACTGGCCTTTAATATCATCAAGCTATACTATAGTTAATACTAGGTGATGCAacatttgtattttatttgtcaTCTCCTAAAACCTTGGATCTTTTGTTATATGAAACTACCTAGATTGCCTCTACGTAGTTACAACTTCTACTATGAGGTCTTCTATCAACAATTTCAATTTCCTTACCTATCAGATCAATGTCATCCTTGAGTTCTAGCCAATGCATCTCTTCCACAATATTAGCGGGCATGTCTGCATTTGCAGCATTTTCATGGCTTCTCAGCAGTTGCTGCAGCATATTTATCATCCCATATTTCTGCCACTTCCAGTTAATACCCTCTATTGGCTTCACCCACGGGCAAGGATCCACACACTTCCTGAGAATCTCCAACAGACTGATGTTTATACGGTCGAACAGTATCTGCCTTTCATATCTTGGTCCAGTTGTTTCATCAGTGTACTTCTTCTCAAGGTTGTCAAAAATCCAGGTATCCAAAGGAGACTCCAGAGAGTGGCAAGATGTTACGAATGTGTCGGGGTTGGATGCCCTCAAGCCAGAGTTTGTGAGCACATCTAATGTGTAAGAAGTTTGCCAGCTTTGGGACATTAAACTACACTTGTCTTCAAAGGCCTCAGCTGATGGTCCTTCAACCGCTTCATCACTTACTACTACATCAGCATAAGCCTCTGACTCCATTCCGAGGAGCTTCAGTTGCATCCGGAGCTCTGGCGAGATTACAAGTATGTGAAATAAATAACTCTCAAAATACTGGGACAGAGATAATCTATTAAACTTACTAATAAGAACAAGAAGAAGACATAACAATAACAATGATGAGAATGGTAATAAGGGGCTCAAATACTAGATTCGTCATCATTCAAATGCAAAAAACTTTGACATTTCGGGAAGGAGAGTAGCAATTTCAACTTGTGAGTAGCTAAAGCATAAAAGATGCAGATTAAAAAATTCACCATCAGAGGTGCGCCCTGTCAATTGAATACACAAGGTGTTTGATGATTTGAAATGCCGCAGAAAAGTAAGTCTGCAGTTTATAAGCATAGAGTCTTctccttttcttatttatttgttttgctAATCCGAATGTTACGAACTATACAATTACACATGACAGATATTGGAGATTGGAAGTAGCATATTGCAAATAATTGCAATGGTCAAGAAATCAGACGTACCATTAAGTTCAGCACTGACTCTCTCAAAGCATTCTGAACCAGAAGACGCATCTTCGGTAAAAGGAACCTCCAGAACTGAAAGCGGACTAGGATGATCAGCCTCCTTGGAGCTCACTGACGACTCAGGTTCAGGTGCAGGATACTCCAAAAGAACAGAAGCTGCTGCAGGTGGTGGTTCCAGAAGTACTGCCTAGATAACAGAAAGCTCCACAATAAGATACAAAAAAGACTTGAAACTCTGAAAACATAAATAGAAAAGTACTGTAAACATACAAACTAATAAATCTTTGGTGTTTTAAAGACCTAATTAACCACACTCCGCAGTCTGCCCACCCTTTTGGTGCAAGCTTACTACTCTTCTGGAAACAATTAAAATGAAAAACTATCACTCATCTCGTTATAAACACCATAGTAACAAAAAGCAGATACATTCTTTTACTTCAAAGACTAATCGTCTATCTATGCCCATAGAACATAACAATAGGCAATGTTTACCCCAAATAAATGTGTTTTAGTGCTATATTATTTAATGTGCATTCAGCACGATGAATGTATGCAGTGCCTGCCATTTTGTTACACGTGCATTCGGTACATCATACATATGATACCAGCATCACAAGCTTTTCAAATTGATCCAAGCAAGAAAGTTTTGCACAAACTAATAGGCAACATAGTAAATGTTGTACACATTATTACTTCCTGATGAGTTATTATGAAATGGACAAAGAGAAAGAGGCAACACTAATACATGCAGTTTAGAAAAGGTACGAAAGATACAAATGGTTTACAAGTAAAAGCTGACGCAAGGAAAACCATTCTACCTGCCATCCGCTCACAGTGTTAACTTAAATAATGTCTCACAGACTAAAATGGAAGGCTGGCGTATCAATTCCTTCTAGAATAATACCATATCAATTACACCAGCTATATAGCCATATGTCTAAAACATCTGGATCAAATACCACACATACAAACACCCTCCAACTTGAAATTATTCAATGTATATCTCCAATTCAAAGAGTATTTCATAAGCAATTTCTCAGCTTGTTGAAACAGAAAATCCAACAGTAAGTGACCATATACAATCAATTAGAAAATCTGCATCGTCCAAAATGGGAAACCTTAAATCAGAAGTGTTAACAGGAATCTAAGCTGTCTTCCCCAAAAAAAGTGGCTTAATTTCCCCAGACCTCCTAGGTCTTTTTAATACAAATGCACCCTTCAAGTTCTACCATAATCATGACACAAACCAATTCCCATTAGGCTTCATCTTTAGTGTTATTGAAGTGGTCGATGCACCAAATTTTTGTCAGTAAATAAAAACACCATAAAGTTGCTTTTTGAGTAGTAAAGTGTATAAAACACAGGCAGAACTTTAAGGTATCAACATTTTAGTGTGTGCAAAGCATTATATAGCACTAAATCACAATGATTGGCTAAGATAGACCAGAAACCATCCCAGTCAGCTAGTTACTGTTTCGAGCTTCTTTTGACAAAAATAGCCATGTCAGTTTGAGCTTACTAAAAGACTAGTCAAGCCTAAgctaaaaaaatgcaaaatagaGTACTTGATTAGTCGGTTCAGTCACTTGCAAAGCGGTCACCCATGAAGCTAATCAAGGAAATTCCAGATAATATTGTTATATCTAGAAAGACTAGATATTGCATAGTAGCCATGTCAGTTTGAGCTTACTAAAAGACTAGTCAAGGCTAAGCTTCAGTTCAGTCACTTGCAAAGTGGTCACCCATGAAGTTAATCAAGGAAATTCCAGATAATATTGTTATATCTAGAAAACAATCACATGTATTTCAACTACTTTCAAGCAATAAACATCGACAATTTTTCAGCTTGAACATTTTATCATTTTCTAAGAGGATGTTCCTCTTTAGATAATAATTGGCAGAAAACTGATACTAACATTTATGTTTGACTATTCcctacttaaaagcactttccaTTTTTGATCATATGCGCTGAAACAACGAAAGGTGTTCTTCATTCTATGGACATCAAAAAGGAAGTGGTCAACTGCACGTGTAATCAAATAAATCCAGAAATCATTTTCTAAAGCTACCTGTAAAAAGGAGACATGAAACTTGTATCCCCTCAACTAGTATATAGTCATTGCTTAAAACAATCAGATTTCTCAGCTAACATATTCTCATAAAACACATCATCTCAATATGAAATTTTCCAGCCAGAACCCATAAATTTTCTGTCTCAATATTACTGAATAAGGAAGATGCCACTTAGTGCTGGCCATGCTACTTCAACAAGTAGTCATTGTGGCCATTTCTGAAAGCAGTAATGTCAGAGAAATAGGATGCCAAATAAGGAAAATTCACCAAAGAACATAAACACCTATATCCTAGGAAGACTCTAAAACACAAGTACACAACTGACAGAAAATTTACTATGCAAAACTTATAGCCAAATCAAAAGCGCATCACTTACCATATCAAAGCCAAGGCTAAGCAAGGTAACCCAACAGGTATACAGCTAGTtagaaaggaagaaaaagatATGGAAACTATGTTTAAGTGAGAAGACGTAAAACATCTACACGAGAATAAACAAACCTGTGGAACTGAAACCTCTTGGTTAAGAGGAGAAGCACTGAAACATTCTGCAGGTAGCTTTTGAAGCATCTCAATAGAATATTCTGATGACAGGGTTATACTCTCGGTTTCTGCATCATCCGCAGCATTAGTATAACGCATGTCATCTGCAGCAGGCACCTGCAAAGCTATAGGCAGCTTCTCAGATTGATTCTCTTCTAGGTTCATATCAATTCTCTGGCTTAGCTTGCCTTTTGATGAGGAGTCACTACCAAGACGACAGGAATTAAGTTTCTTCTTGCTAGATCTAGAGTCTTTGGATAAGAATTCATCTCTCAAATTCAGCATACCGTCCAAGGACCTACTTCTGCGGTGATTTACACACTGTTCCCTATTTACGGGATCTTTGGGAATTGAGGATTGCTTATTAGAAAAACCTTCCCGTCGTCCTCTGGTTCTATGCTTTTTGCTGCCAAAAGGCGGAGAAGTTGACCTGTATCCTGATGAATCATTAATACACACATCCTTCCAACCATCTCTACTACTAATACCCAAAGGGAAATCACATTCAGCAGTTCCTTTCCTGCCACCAAGTTCTCTAGTGGATTCTTCAACTTGCACCATGGTATCACAATGATCGGGTTTGGTTCCCCCATCAGGTAAAGAAAGCATTTCACCAAGTGTACTACTCGTACCAGCCATTTCAATGTCTTGATAATATTGAGTCTTGATAATATTGATAAGCATTAGTTGGTACTAGTAAAAATTGTAACTAACCTGCTATTATAGGTTAAAATAACTAGTAGTGTAAAAAAAAACTTTACACCGTCATATAACTTAAATATTTCAGGAATTTATGTTAGTGAACATCAAGGAAGAGAGTAAATTACAATAGGGTTAAGCAGAATAGCTATAGCCTATAAGTGAATCAACCCATCGCTTAACataatgattaaaaaaaaatagaacaaaaacaAAATGATGGTGTTGCCACCACATAAAGGGGCCTAATCATTCATGGAAAACATCTTACTTTAATTAAATTAAGAACTGGAAAAAAGTAATTTGGAagccaaaaatattttaaaaataaaaactaaagcCATACCTCATGGGTATGTACATAACAAGGAGAAAAGCAATTATCGAGATAAAATACGACATCGAAGAGGAAGACAATTGAAAGAGAATTTAATAAAGAAAGAGTTAATTATGCCACATTAAATACTAGTATTAAAAATGGCATACATAAGACGACGAAAATCTTACTTaggaaaaaaattaataaattatcaGCAGAAAAAAATGGAGAGATTCATTTAAACTTCTGACGTTCAAATACACAAAGGAAAATTTAGAGAAAGTTTACAACAGCTAAATTATCAAAATGTAAGAGTACAtgaataaacaatataaattccGTAAATCATATTCCTTTTTTTCCAGCTTTTGTTAGTTTAGTCAAACAGGCAACCAGATTTCATCCAATTCTCCGAATCCAAAGacgcattttcagaaaacaatttatTCCCTGTaaatattactattatttttctgTTCAACCACAAAATTTAGCTCATCAAAGCAAAATTACTAGTAATTCTAGCAAACAGTTAACTCAGAGAGAATTGAGAAATTTACCTTCCATAATTCCCGAAGCACTTCTGGACTTTCTGTGACGACTTTTCTccattgtttttcaaaaaaatatccAGCTCGGAAGACAGCAAGAGAAAAAAAGCACAAAAAAAAAAGGCGAAAAAAAGCTAAAAGGATTTTGAAAAGAGGAGGctgtctacataccttcttttttctttacctggaaccacaaacccttcaagTTGTTCCATgcaaatttcttcctccaaatcttcatttaagaaggctgtccttacgtccatttgatgaatttcaagaccataaactgcagctaaAGCTACTAGCCGTAATTCTCATCACTGGAGAATATGTATCACATtttcaagaccttctcgttgtctatatcctttgacaacaagtcttgccttaaatttatcaatagtgccatcatctttcatttttcttttaaaaatccatttacaacccaaaggtttatttccaggagggagatcaaccaattcccatgtattgTTGTTCAaaatggattctatttcactattgactgcctctttccaagataatgattccgaagaagacataacttctttaaatgtttgaggcttattctccaataagaaagtcacaaaatttggTCCAAATGAAGTAAACGTTCTTTgatgtttactacgtcttggatcctcctgattgaatgtactttcttttgtttcttctcgaggtcgtttagatccttcaccaaacaactcgcattcctttttatacggatatatattttcaaagaactcagcattatctgattctataaccgtattattatgaatgtcgggattttctgatttatgaaccagaaatcgatatgctttactattggttgCATATCCTATGTAAACACAACCAATTGTTTTCAGTCCTaattttacccttttgggtttaggaactttcacttttgccaaacacccccacactataaaataattcaagttgggcttccttcctttccatttttcatatggaatggattgtgttttgctatggggtattcgatttagtattcggctagccgtaagaacggtttccccccacaagttctgtggcaaaccagaacttatcaacaatatgttcatcatctcctttatgaacgattctttctttccgcaatcccattggattggggcgtgtaaggggctgttgtttgatgaataattccatattctaaacatatttgttcaaaaggagattcatattcaccacccctatcacttcttatcattttgattttcttgttaagttgcgtttcaacttcatttttgtattgcttgaatgcgtctattgcttcatctttactattaagtaagtaaacatagcaatatcgagtactgtcgtcaataaaaattatgaaatacttctttccaccgcgagatggtattgacttcatatcacaaatatctgtgtgaattaagtctaaagaatttgaattcctttcaaccgacttaaaaggatgtttaacatacctagattccacacatatttgacattttgattttttgcATTCAAATTGAGGCAacacttccaagttaatcatttttctcaaggttttataattgacatgacccaaacgtacatgccataaatcatttgactcaagtaagtaagaagaagctgaagttttattattagtttcaacaactattacattcagcttgaaaaggccctcagtaaggtaaccttttcctacaaacatttcattcttactaatcactaccttgtcagatacaaaaatgcacttgaaaccgtgctttacaagaagtccagtagagactaagttcttcctaatctcgggaacatgaaggacgttgttcaaagtcatgaccttgccagaagtcatcttgagaaatatcttacCGTATCCTTCAATGTTTGCtgtagcagcatttcccatagagagcgtcttttcgggtccagcagaagcatatgtagaaaatgcttcccacagagcaCAAACAGGGCAAGTGGCTctagaatcaatccaccactccttagggtttcctaccaggttgcattcagaaagcatgacacacaagtcatcaacatcatcatgcttttctacCATGTTTGCTGGACCCcttctcttgtctttctttcgagcacgacactccgtagatttgtgtccggtttttccacagttgtagcagtttccactgaaccgcttcttgcttgggttgtatttcggacgagaagccttctttctctttttgttatcttcaacaatatttactcccattattgttgaatttccacagcctctcttttcagcagctttattgtcctcttcgattctcaatcgaacaatgagatctttaagggacatctcctttcgtttgtgtttcaaataatttttgaagtccttccacaatggaggcaacttctcaattattgctgctacttggaatgcttcattgatgacaagaccttcaatgaaaatttcgttagtaaaattactaaaaattttactttcaacatcagtattcttttgaaatataccttcagcaagtagatcatgaataattacTTGCAATTCCTCGACTTGGGTAATAAtagacttgctatctatcattttgtagtccaaaaattttgcagcgacgaatttcttcatcccggcatcttcagttttgtatttcttttcaagcgcattccacaattcttttgatgtCTCCACGCCACtatatacattatacagattatcatccagtccactaagaatataattcttgcacaaaaaatcagaatgtttccacgcctcaatcacggGAAAgctttcattctctggagtttcattTGGTAGATCAGGAACAttttccttgatgaacttctgtagacataacgtagtcaagtagaagaacatcttcttcTGCCAGcacttgaaatcaatcccgaattttttttcaagtttctCTGTCGGTGCCAACGCTGGTGTTCGGCTTGTTGATGTGTTGGCTGTCATCATCGGAACAGCTCGGTTTCCGTTGTCATTTtccatttctgtaaaagaatgacacaaacaaatgtTTAATAAACATTTAAACTTGGGAAAAAAATCACGTAGTAATTTCCAACAAACTGCCACGAAGGATTTACTCTCCAAACGGGAGTACCCAAAATCATAAAAGttttagtttccagaataataagaataacacaaatacagaaattaaaattgttaaattccttaagcttgttaatttttatttgacctgtatttgtaaataataattctggagaaAAGAACGTTAGcatataaacgtaaatataaatgaaacagtaattaattcgagcccactgaattcacagtgtttccttaaggaatttaatcccctcctagtacccaaggttatggattattttctcccagaaTAGAACGAATtgcacactggtgtagcggtacttcaaaccccagtgtttcagcgaacacaaagttcggcatCAAATCATatttacagttgctttgtttgtagtttaaagcaatgcacaagaaaggaggagaactcagaagtcgaatggaaattctgagaggaaggaaatgcaatttatagccaatgttgagcGATAACAGAAGAGGAAATCAGATTGCTCGTTGCTTTCTATTTTCTGTCCGTTTTTTCTGTGTGTTTCAACAATTTGCTCACCATCTATTTATAGTGCAATTCCACTCATTTAGTGGAGCACTTTTTTCATGGTGGATGTAGCACCAATCTGTTATAATAGAGCATTATGTATGGTGGCATCATGTA is drawn from Nicotiana tabacum cultivar K326 chromosome 9, ASM71507v2, whole genome shotgun sequence and contains these coding sequences:
- the LOC107813054 gene encoding uncharacterized protein LOC107813054 isoform X1; amino-acid sequence: MLINIIKTQYYQDIEMAGTSSTLGEMLSLPDGGTKPDHCDTMVQVEESTRELGGRKGTAECDFPLGISSRDGWKDVCINDSSGYRSTSPPFGSKKHRTRGRREGFSNKQSSIPKDPVNREQCVNHRRSRSLDGMLNLRDEFLSKDSRSSKKKLNSCRLGSDSSSKGKLSQRIDMNLEENQSEKLPIALQVPAADDMRYTNAADDAETESITLSSEYSIEMLQKLPAECFSASPLNQEVSVPQAVLLEPPPAAASVLLEYPAPEPESSVSSKEADHPSPLSVLEVPFTEDASSGSECFERVSAELNELRMQLKLLGMESEAYADVVVSDEAVEGPSAEAFEDKCSLMSQSWQTSYTLDVLTNSGLRASNPDTFVTSCHSLESPLDTWIFDNLEKKYTDETTGPRYERQILFDRINISLLEILRKCVDPCPWVKPIEGINWKWQKYGMINMLQQLLRSHENAANADMPANIVEEMHWLELKDDIDLIGKPVTFGCALSKLCFSIITCKSHRARQAL
- the LOC107813054 gene encoding uncharacterized protein LOC107813054 isoform X3 — its product is MAGTSSTLGEMLSLPDGGTKPDHCDTMVQVEESTRELGGRKGTAECDFPLGISSRDGWKDVCINDSSGYRSTSPPFGSKKHRTRGRREGFSNKQSSIPKDPVNREQCVNHRRSRSLDGMLNLRDEFLSKDSRSSKKKLNSCRLGSDSSSKGKLSQRIDMNLEENQSEKLPIALQVPAADDMRYTNAADDAETESITLSSEYSIEMLQKLPAECFSASPLNQEVSVPQAVLLEPPPAAASVLLEYPAPEPESSVSSKEADHPSPLSVLEVPFTEDASSGSECFERVSAELNELRMQLKLLGMESEAYADVVVSDEAVEGPSAEAFEDKCSLMSQSWQTSYTLDVLTNSGLRASNPDTFVTSCHSLESPLDTWIFDNLEKKYTDETTGPRYERQILFDRINISLLEILRKCVDPCPWVKPIEGINWKWQKYGMINMLQQLLRSHENAANADMPANIVEEMHWLELKDDIDLIGKPVTFGCALSKLCFSIITCKSHRARQAL
- the LOC107813054 gene encoding uncharacterized protein LOC107813054 isoform X2, with protein sequence MLINIIKTQYYQDIEMAGTSSTLGEMLSLPDGGTKPDHCDTMVQVEESTRELGGRKGTAECDFPLGISSRDGWKDVCINDSSGYRSTSPPFGSKKHRTRGRREGFSNKQSSIPKDPVNREQCVNHRRSRSLDGMLNLRDEFLSKDSRSSKKKLNSCRLGSDSSSKGKLSQRIDMNLEENQSEKLPIALQVPAADDMRYTNAADDAETESITLSSEYSIEMLQKLPAECFSASPLNQEVSVPQAVLLEPPPAAASVLLEYPAPEPESSVSSKEADHPSPLSVLEVPFTEDASSGSECFERVSAELNELRMQLKLLGMESEAYADVVVSDEAVEGPSAEAFEDKCSLMSQSWQTSYTLDVLTNSGLRASNPDTFVTSCHSLESPLDTWIFDNLEKKYTDETTGPRYERQILFDRINISLLEILRKCVDPCPWVKPIEGINWKWQKYGMINMLQQLLRSHENAANADMPANIVEEMHWLELKDDIDLIGKEIEIVDRRPHSRSCNYVEAI